Proteins from a single region of Abyssalbus ytuae:
- a CDS encoding ABC transporter ATP-binding protein has translation MFEILSPSRIKKQAVKNKRLENGIDFNNSMLEINNLSKVYPTPKGDYVVLENLNLKIESEEFISIIGHSGCGKTTLLSMIAGLNPISGGQIVLNGSPITGPGPDRGVIFQSPSLLPWMTALDNVLLGVKQVFPHATKKQKTDICKYYLAKVGLEGSFYKKARDLSQGMKQRVGIARAFALKPKMLLLDEPFGMLDSLTRGELQDVLLEVWNKEKITAIMITHDVDESIFLADRVIMMTSGPKAQVGDILNINFERPRNRKDILEHTDFYKYREYLINFLEH, from the coding sequence ATGTTTGAAATACTATCACCTTCCAGAATTAAAAAGCAAGCAGTTAAAAATAAAAGACTGGAAAACGGAATTGATTTTAACAATTCCATGCTGGAGATTAATAATCTTTCCAAAGTATATCCTACTCCAAAAGGAGATTATGTAGTTCTTGAAAATTTAAATTTGAAGATAGAAAGTGAAGAATTTATTTCAATTATAGGGCATTCCGGTTGTGGCAAAACAACATTACTGTCCATGATTGCAGGATTAAACCCGATTTCCGGAGGTCAGATAGTTTTAAACGGAAGTCCCATAACCGGACCGGGGCCGGATAGAGGCGTAATTTTTCAATCCCCCAGCCTGTTACCGTGGATGACAGCCCTGGACAATGTTTTGCTGGGCGTTAAACAGGTATTTCCGCATGCTACAAAAAAACAAAAAACCGATATCTGTAAATATTACCTCGCGAAGGTAGGGTTGGAGGGATCATTTTATAAAAAAGCCCGGGACCTTTCCCAGGGAATGAAACAAAGGGTAGGCATTGCAAGGGCATTTGCTTTAAAACCCAAAATGCTGCTTTTGGATGAACCTTTCGGGATGCTCGATTCACTCACCAGGGGTGAATTACAGGATGTTCTTCTTGAAGTTTGGAATAAAGAAAAAATTACAGCCATAATGATTACTCACGATGTAGATGAATCTATTTTTTTGGCAGACAGGGTAATTATGATGACGTCCGGGCCTAAAGCACAGGTAGGTGATATACTGAACATAAATTTTGAACGGCCCAGGAATAGAAAAGATATACTCGAACACACTGATTTTTATAAATACAGAGAGTATTTAATCAATTTTTTAGAGCATTGA
- the nirB gene encoding nitrite reductase large subunit NirB, giving the protein MKRVIVVGNGMVGYKFCEKFVAKSERENYELLVFGEEPRPAYDRVHLSEYFSGKTANDLSLATMNWYESNGIILKTSELISEINPKNKQVITYRNQVYEYDYLVLATGSSAFVPPIKGVDKKGVFVYRTIEDLEAIKSYALKIKQQGSTEAAVLGGGLLGLEAAKAVKDLGLKTHVVEFAPRLMPRQLDEGASNMLQQTIEGFDLGVHLGKQTNLIAGNGAIESMEFSDGTSLKTDILVISAGIRPRDELAVAAGLKVGHRGGVEVNNRMQTSDGYIYAIGEVALYNNGIYGLVAPGYEMAEVAVEHILGGNKLMSEEIDMSTQLKLIGTEVASFGDPFIENDEVVAIVYENKLSGIYKRINVSKDKTRLLGGILVGDSSDYNTLFQLYINCMKLPENPEDLILGSRGKGGSALGSVLDLPDTAQICSCESVSKRAICCSITEGDCSSLKDVIKETKATTGCGGCKPMVVDLVNETLKSLGQEIKETICEHFAFNRQELYDLIKINKIKNYDEALNMFGKGDGCEICKPVLASVFAGIYMETANKQVTIQDSNDRFLANIQRNGTYSVVPRVPGGEITPQQLMAIGRVAEKYDLYTKITGGQRIDLFGAQLHELPLIWKELMEVGLESGHAYAKSLRTVKSCVGSTWCRYGMHESVSFAIKIENRYKGLRSPHKLKGGVSGCIRECAEARGKDFGIIAVEGGWNLYVCGNGGATPKHAILLAEQLDEETCIKYLDRFLMYYIKTAAPLMRTAPWLEKLDGGIEYLKKVIIEDSLGIAHDLETEMQGLVNKYECEWKQAIEDPEIMKRFRHFVNSDDTDDTIEFVSMREQKMPRPW; this is encoded by the coding sequence ATGAAACGAGTTATTGTGGTTGGTAACGGTATGGTAGGTTATAAGTTTTGTGAAAAATTTGTAGCAAAATCAGAAAGAGAAAATTACGAACTTTTGGTTTTTGGAGAAGAACCCAGGCCTGCTTATGACAGAGTTCATCTTAGCGAGTATTTTTCAGGTAAAACTGCAAACGATTTATCACTTGCAACTATGAACTGGTATGAGTCAAATGGTATTATTTTAAAAACTTCCGAACTTATTTCAGAGATAAATCCAAAGAATAAACAGGTTATAACTTATAGAAATCAGGTATACGAATACGATTACCTGGTTTTAGCCACAGGCTCTTCGGCATTTGTACCACCAATAAAGGGAGTAGATAAAAAAGGTGTTTTTGTGTATAGAACCATAGAAGATTTGGAAGCAATAAAATCTTATGCTTTAAAAATTAAACAGCAGGGCAGTACAGAGGCAGCAGTATTAGGAGGCGGATTATTGGGTTTAGAAGCAGCAAAAGCGGTTAAAGATCTGGGGCTTAAAACTCATGTGGTAGAATTTGCTCCGCGTTTAATGCCCAGGCAATTGGATGAAGGGGCCAGCAATATGCTGCAACAAACTATTGAAGGGTTTGATTTAGGCGTTCACCTGGGAAAACAAACAAATTTAATAGCAGGGAATGGTGCCATTGAAAGTATGGAATTTTCAGATGGAACCTCTTTAAAGACAGATATACTTGTAATTTCTGCCGGAATAAGGCCAAGAGATGAATTAGCCGTTGCAGCCGGATTAAAAGTAGGACACCGGGGTGGGGTTGAAGTGAATAACAGAATGCAAACCTCCGACGGGTACATATATGCTATAGGAGAGGTTGCTCTTTATAATAACGGAATATACGGATTGGTCGCTCCCGGTTATGAAATGGCCGAAGTAGCTGTAGAACATATTCTGGGGGGGAATAAACTTATGTCTGAAGAAATTGACATGTCTACCCAGCTTAAACTTATAGGGACTGAAGTAGCCAGTTTTGGCGATCCTTTTATAGAAAATGATGAAGTTGTAGCTATTGTTTATGAAAACAAGCTTAGCGGAATATATAAACGGATAAATGTTTCTAAAGACAAGACCAGACTCCTTGGTGGAATACTTGTTGGCGATTCATCAGATTATAATACACTTTTTCAGCTATATATAAATTGTATGAAGCTCCCTGAAAATCCTGAAGATCTAATTTTAGGATCAAGAGGGAAAGGAGGTTCTGCTTTAGGCAGTGTTCTGGATTTACCAGATACAGCACAAATATGTTCTTGTGAAAGTGTTTCCAAGAGGGCTATTTGTTGTTCAATTACAGAAGGAGATTGTTCTTCTTTAAAAGATGTAATTAAAGAAACAAAAGCGACTACCGGTTGTGGAGGATGTAAACCTATGGTGGTTGATCTTGTAAATGAAACTTTAAAATCGCTTGGACAGGAAATAAAAGAAACTATTTGTGAGCATTTTGCCTTTAACCGGCAAGAGTTGTACGATTTAATAAAAATAAACAAAATAAAAAATTATGATGAAGCCTTAAATATGTTTGGCAAAGGTGATGGATGTGAAATATGTAAACCTGTCCTGGCTTCTGTTTTTGCTGGTATTTATATGGAAACTGCAAATAAGCAGGTAACCATTCAGGATTCTAACGACAGGTTTTTAGCCAATATACAACGAAATGGTACCTACTCGGTGGTGCCCCGGGTTCCGGGAGGAGAAATTACTCCTCAACAGTTGATGGCCATAGGAAGAGTAGCCGAAAAATACGATTTATACACAAAAATTACCGGGGGACAGCGAATAGATTTATTTGGGGCACAGCTTCACGAGTTACCACTGATATGGAAAGAATTAATGGAAGTTGGCCTGGAAAGCGGACATGCTTATGCCAAATCTCTCCGGACGGTAAAAAGTTGTGTAGGATCTACCTGGTGCCGGTACGGAATGCACGAGAGTGTTTCTTTTGCCATCAAAATTGAAAACAGGTATAAAGGATTGCGGTCCCCTCACAAACTTAAAGGAGGAGTGTCCGGATGTATCAGAGAATGTGCAGAGGCCAGAGGAAAAGATTTTGGCATTATAGCAGTTGAAGGCGGATGGAATTTATATGTATGTGGCAATGGAGGCGCCACCCCAAAACATGCCATACTATTAGCAGAACAACTGGACGAAGAAACCTGCATTAAATATCTGGACAGATTTTTAATGTATTATATAAAAACCGCTGCTCCACTTATGAGAACAGCACCCTGGCTGGAAAAGCTGGATGGCGGAATAGAATACCTTAAAAAGGTTATAATTGAAGATAGTTTAGGGATTGCACACGATCTGGAAACTGAAATGCAGGGTCTGGTAAATAAGTATGAATGTGAATGGAAACAGGCTATTGAAGACCCGGAAATAATGAAACGCTTCAGGCACTTTGTTAACTCTGATGATACAGATGACACTATAGAATTTGTGTCTATGAGAGAGCAAAAAATGCCAAGACCGTGGTAA
- the nirD gene encoding nitrite reductase small subunit NirD has product MQQILDQYNTVTENQVKTWFKVGSVSDFPENGGACIKYKTRQIAVYNFTRKNKWYACQNLCPHKMEMVLSRGMIGDLNSVPKVACPMHKKTFSLEDGSNLNGEDYKIAVYPVKIEKENVYIGFSD; this is encoded by the coding sequence ATGCAACAGATTTTAGATCAATATAATACAGTAACCGAAAATCAGGTGAAAACCTGGTTTAAGGTAGGAAGTGTAAGTGATTTTCCTGAAAACGGTGGCGCTTGTATAAAGTATAAAACCAGGCAGATAGCTGTTTATAATTTTACAAGAAAAAATAAATGGTATGCCTGTCAGAATTTGTGCCCTCATAAAATGGAAATGGTATTATCCCGGGGAATGATTGGCGATTTAAACAGTGTACCTAAAGTTGCCTGCCCGATGCATAAAAAAACATTCTCTTTGGAAGATGGCAGTAATTTAAACGGAGAAGATTATAAAATTGCAGTTTATCCTGTAAAGATTGAAAAGGAAAATGTTTATATTGGCTTTTCAGATTAG
- a CDS encoding ABC transporter ATP-binding protein has product MAYLELKNVSKSYGEGKNKTKVLSDINLEIEEGEFVAIVGFTGSGKTTLVNLIAGLIKPDEGDIIFKGNPVEGPAHERGVIFQNYSLLPWLNVYNNVSMAVNEVFKKSSKEEKDQRVKNYVNMVNLSPAIHKKPQELSGGMRQRVAVSRALAMNPELLLMDEPLSALDALTRGNLQEEILKIWSHHKRTALLITNDVDEGILMADRIIPLNPGPNATLGPQFKINIERPRDKTELNKLPEYKTLRNSIIEYLMDIGNQRSSKQSEHTYELPDLQPVIKTGFSRRIF; this is encoded by the coding sequence ATGGCTTATTTAGAATTAAAAAATGTTAGTAAATCTTATGGTGAAGGGAAAAATAAAACTAAAGTTTTATCTGATATAAACCTGGAGATAGAAGAAGGTGAATTTGTAGCGATCGTAGGTTTTACAGGAAGCGGTAAGACCACTTTGGTAAATCTTATTGCCGGTTTGATCAAACCTGATGAAGGAGATATTATTTTTAAGGGAAACCCTGTAGAAGGACCTGCACATGAAAGAGGTGTCATCTTTCAAAATTATTCATTATTACCATGGCTTAATGTCTATAATAATGTAAGTATGGCGGTAAATGAAGTATTTAAAAAATCATCAAAGGAGGAAAAAGATCAAAGAGTAAAAAATTATGTAAATATGGTAAACCTTTCGCCGGCAATCCACAAAAAACCTCAGGAATTATCCGGAGGTATGAGGCAAAGGGTAGCTGTATCCCGGGCTTTGGCAATGAATCCCGAACTTTTGTTAATGGATGAGCCTCTAAGTGCCCTCGATGCTCTTACAAGAGGAAATTTACAGGAAGAAATACTTAAAATATGGAGCCACCATAAAAGAACAGCCTTACTTATTACTAATGATGTAGATGAAGGCATATTAATGGCAGACAGGATTATACCTTTAAATCCGGGGCCAAATGCAACCCTTGGGCCACAATTTAAGATTAATATTGAAAGGCCAAGAGATAAAACAGAACTTAATAAACTCCCTGAATATAAAACCCTGAGGAATTCCATTATAGAGTACCTTATGGATATAGGTAACCAAAGATCGTCAAAACAATCGGAACATACCTATGAACTGCCCGATTTACAACCGGTTATTAAAACCGGATTTTCAAGAAGAATTTTTTAA
- a CDS encoding response regulator transcription factor: MKVVLADDHVLVRDGIKSLLEDEKDILVIDEASDGAEALKVVKKNKPDVLIIDIRMPELNGIEVVKKLKESGENIKTLVLSMHDSEEYVVQSIQAGADGYLLKGASKEEFLKALNSVAEGGKYFSGDISAIIFDHFVKGETTKLPQKVIPNEFALTKREQQILHYVLEGKSNKEIAEELKISKRTAEVHRFNLMKKLKVKNLMELANVAKQHNLN, from the coding sequence ATGAAAGTAGTTTTAGCAGATGATCATGTACTGGTAAGAGATGGTATCAAATCTTTGCTGGAAGATGAAAAAGATATTCTGGTAATAGATGAAGCTTCCGATGGAGCCGAAGCCTTAAAAGTTGTAAAAAAGAACAAACCGGATGTACTTATTATTGATATACGTATGCCCGAACTTAATGGGATAGAAGTAGTAAAAAAATTAAAAGAGTCTGGAGAAAATATTAAAACCCTGGTATTATCAATGCATGATTCTGAGGAATACGTAGTTCAATCTATACAGGCAGGAGCCGATGGTTATCTTTTAAAAGGAGCGAGTAAAGAAGAATTTTTAAAAGCCCTCAATAGTGTGGCCGAAGGCGGAAAATATTTTAGCGGCGATATATCTGCCATTATTTTTGACCATTTTGTAAAAGGTGAAACTACAAAATTACCTCAAAAGGTAATTCCTAACGAATTTGCTTTAACAAAGCGAGAGCAACAAATATTACATTATGTGCTGGAAGGGAAAAGTAATAAAGAGATTGCCGAAGAACTTAAAATAAGTAAACGTACTGCTGAGGTACACCGGTTCAACCTTATGAAAAAGCTTAAAGTAAAAAACCTGATGGAGTTGGCGAATGTTGCAAAACAACATAATCTGAATTAA
- a CDS encoding ABC transporter permease, whose protein sequence is MKDKIIRYSKFIGLGFLEPVIRLVSGEQRKKNLKETSQKLLIPVLSVMVFIFIWYAGSKTLYNIEAEARIVKALNEQGEKAAGQMRNCIESGDVSCQPNTLPSPSQVWVSAKTLWADHKTIAEKKQQFKEKVAATNAKRKADGLRPIVYTGRPSFVDQIFTSLKTVFAGFLLALFIAVPIGIILGLSSTLRTAFNWLVQIFKPVSPVVWLLLVFMIVKTLMKNSDGDSSFIISFISVGLCAMWATLVNTSMGVSSVDKDYMNVARVLQLGIGQKIFKIVLPSSFPLIFTGLRITLSVAWMVLIAIELLAQSPGLGSFVWEEFQNGANDSNAKIIVAMFVIGIIGFMLDRLMVMLQKLVTFEEQIA, encoded by the coding sequence ATGAAGGACAAGATTATTAGGTACAGCAAGTTTATCGGGTTAGGATTTCTTGAGCCGGTAATAAGATTGGTCAGTGGGGAACAGCGAAAAAAGAACCTGAAGGAGACTTCACAAAAGTTGCTTATACCTGTTTTATCAGTTATGGTATTTATTTTTATTTGGTATGCCGGTTCTAAAACTTTATACAATATTGAAGCAGAAGCCAGAATTGTAAAAGCACTGAACGAGCAGGGGGAGAAAGCAGCCGGACAAATGCGAAACTGTATTGAATCCGGGGATGTAAGTTGCCAGCCTAATACATTACCTTCTCCCTCACAGGTGTGGGTATCTGCCAAAACTCTTTGGGCCGATCATAAAACTATTGCTGAAAAGAAGCAGCAGTTTAAAGAAAAAGTAGCTGCAACCAATGCCAAACGTAAAGCAGATGGATTGAGGCCTATCGTTTATACTGGCAGGCCCTCATTTGTGGACCAGATTTTCACAAGCCTTAAAACAGTTTTTGCAGGATTTTTACTCGCTTTGTTTATTGCGGTTCCCATTGGTATTATATTAGGTTTAAGTTCTACATTACGAACAGCCTTTAACTGGCTGGTACAAATATTTAAACCTGTCTCTCCCGTAGTATGGCTCTTGTTGGTTTTTATGATTGTAAAAACCCTGATGAAAAATTCTGACGGAGACAGTTCATTTATAATTTCCTTTATAAGCGTAGGTCTATGTGCCATGTGGGCAACGTTGGTTAATACAAGTATGGGAGTCTCCTCGGTAGATAAAGATTATATGAATGTTGCCAGGGTATTACAATTGGGAATAGGACAAAAAATATTTAAGATTGTTTTACCTTCTTCCTTTCCTTTAATTTTTACAGGGTTAAGAATTACACTTTCTGTAGCCTGGATGGTGTTAATTGCTATCGAATTATTAGCACAAAGTCCCGGATTGGGCTCCTTTGTTTGGGAAGAATTTCAAAATGGAGCTAATGACTCCAATGCAAAAATTATTGTTGCCATGTTTGTAATAGGTATTATTGGCTTTATGCTGGACAGGCTAATGGTAATGCTTCAAAAATTAGTAACCTTCGAAGAACAAATAGCATAA
- a CDS encoding sensor histidine kinase, which translates to MEEKSNLNSLDKRTFNKLSRLYIIALSAIALSVIISQILIRTYLNDQQSDSSVINVAGRQRMLSQKLTKELLLLGNTQNPDKRSGIGKNLDQTIQLWSASHRALQEGDEKLDLPGENSQTVSEMFKELNPLFDDIYNSSLKISRSIKKNSSVPYDSLKYEIENVLSKEPSFLKLMDSIVNQYDVEANQKVNRLRNLELIILIISLLILISEFFFIFLPAALAVKDTISRLLTAEKRAKKMAIDADELSEEKERSVKELRMLSYAMDQTLLFARVKQDGTIIHMGDKFSKLFGYQEFNTNAKFSEVVTKVNSEKKYLNNLISDNYNKGWQGEIRITTKNNVPLWLETTMIPVSITENKTELLIICFDITTRKEAQLEIDRLTKESFEEKMNRQKVISSKIIENQENEQNRIAKDIHDGIGQMLTGLKFNLESIDLRDKEKSTLKIEQLKNLTSEIIKGVRTATFNLTPPELSDHGIVPALAKMAHELSRLTGKNIVFINKTGFNERLDSLVEINTYRITQEAVNNAIKYADSTHIIITLSHSKNLLGITVDDNGKGFELSKLSNKKNITGGGMGMTYMKERISYINGRLFMNSKPGEGTRITLNIPF; encoded by the coding sequence ATGGAGGAGAAGAGTAATTTAAATTCTCTTGACAAAAGAACTTTTAATAAGCTCAGCCGCCTGTATATTATTGCATTAAGTGCAATTGCTTTATCGGTTATTATCAGCCAGATTTTAATAAGAACCTACCTAAACGATCAGCAAAGTGATTCCAGTGTAATTAATGTAGCCGGCAGGCAACGCATGCTTAGCCAGAAGCTCACCAAAGAACTTTTATTGCTTGGTAATACCCAAAACCCCGATAAAAGATCAGGGATAGGGAAAAATCTTGATCAAACCATTCAATTGTGGTCTGCTTCCCATAGAGCACTACAGGAAGGAGATGAAAAATTAGATCTTCCCGGAGAAAACAGTCAAACGGTTTCGGAAATGTTCAAAGAACTTAATCCACTATTTGATGATATCTATAATTCTTCCTTAAAAATAAGCCGTTCAATTAAAAAAAACAGCTCTGTACCTTATGATTCGTTAAAGTACGAAATAGAAAATGTATTGAGTAAAGAACCCTCTTTTTTAAAATTAATGGATAGTATTGTAAACCAGTACGATGTTGAGGCTAACCAAAAAGTAAACAGGCTGAGAAACCTGGAACTTATAATTTTAATTATTTCACTGCTTATTTTAATAAGCGAATTCTTTTTTATTTTCCTGCCTGCGGCTTTAGCAGTTAAAGACACTATTTCACGATTATTAACAGCTGAAAAACGTGCTAAAAAAATGGCAATTGATGCAGATGAATTAAGTGAAGAAAAAGAAAGGTCGGTTAAGGAATTAAGAATGTTGAGTTATGCTATGGACCAAACCTTACTGTTTGCAAGAGTAAAACAGGATGGTACTATCATACATATGGGCGATAAATTCTCAAAATTGTTCGGATATCAGGAATTTAATACGAATGCTAAGTTTTCTGAGGTGGTAACAAAAGTGAATTCGGAAAAAAAGTATTTAAATAATTTAATATCCGATAATTACAACAAAGGATGGCAGGGAGAGATTAGAATTACTACTAAAAATAATGTGCCATTATGGTTGGAAACCACCATGATTCCAGTAAGTATAACCGAAAATAAAACTGAATTACTCATTATATGTTTTGATATCACTACACGTAAAGAAGCTCAACTCGAAATTGACAGGCTTACCAAAGAAAGTTTTGAAGAGAAGATGAACCGGCAAAAAGTAATATCAAGTAAAATAATAGAAAACCAGGAAAATGAACAAAACAGAATTGCCAAGGATATTCATGATGGTATTGGCCAGATGTTAACGGGATTAAAGTTTAATCTTGAAAGTATAGATTTAAGAGATAAAGAAAAGTCCACCCTTAAAATTGAGCAATTAAAAAACTTGACCTCTGAAATTATAAAGGGAGTTCGTACGGCTACTTTTAACCTGACCCCGCCAGAACTGTCCGATCATGGGATAGTACCTGCTTTGGCCAAAATGGCTCATGAACTTTCCAGGTTAACAGGTAAAAACATAGTGTTTATAAACAAAACCGGGTTTAATGAAAGGCTCGATTCCCTGGTAGAAATAAATACTTACAGAATAACCCAGGAAGCTGTAAACAATGCCATAAAATATGCAGATTCCACACATATAATAATTACACTTTCCCATAGCAAAAATTTACTTGGTATTACAGTAGATGATAACGGAAAAGGTTTTGAACTTTCTAAACTCAGCAATAAAAAAAATATTACAGGAGGAGGTATGGGAATGACCTATATGAAAGAAAGAATATCTTATATAAACGGACGGCTCTTTATGAACTCTAAGCCGGGTGAAGGCACACGTATCACCTTAAATATTCCTTTTTAG
- a CDS encoding DUF4202 domain-containing protein yields MTGNLRFVKAIHLIDLENSKDPNTEAFNGFEYPKELLYSQRMTEKLIEFDNNASEELQLAARAQHICRWEIPRNSYPMDRVGYLKWREELKKMHALKASEILKEVGYDNDFINRVTFLIQKKLLKKDEGTQKLEDVICLVFLHYYFEDFAVKHEDEKVIDIIQKTWKKMSADGQAAALNLKLSGKSLSLIKKAVL; encoded by the coding sequence ATGACCGGAAATTTAAGATTTGTAAAAGCAATTCACCTTATAGATCTGGAAAACTCAAAAGACCCTAACACCGAAGCGTTTAATGGTTTTGAGTATCCCAAAGAACTATTGTATTCCCAAAGAATGACAGAAAAACTCATTGAATTCGATAATAATGCTTCGGAAGAACTGCAGCTGGCTGCACGGGCGCAACATATTTGCCGCTGGGAAATTCCCCGTAATTCTTATCCCATGGACAGAGTCGGATATTTAAAATGGCGTGAGGAGTTAAAAAAAATGCATGCCCTTAAAGCTTCTGAAATTTTAAAAGAGGTGGGGTATGATAATGATTTTATAAACAGGGTAACATTTCTGATTCAAAAAAAACTCCTTAAAAAAGACGAAGGCACACAAAAGCTGGAAGATGTAATATGCCTGGTTTTTCTTCACTATTATTTTGAGGATTTTGCTGTAAAACATGAAGATGAGAAAGTTATTGATATTATTCAGAAAACATGGAAAAAAATGTCGGCTGATGGTCAGGCAGCAGCGTTAAATTTAAAACTATCCGGCAAAAGTTTATCTTTAATAAAAAAAGCAGTTTTATAA
- a CDS encoding CmpA/NrtA family ABC transporter substrate-binding protein, with product MKTLFSKPIFLVISLLVISCGGKGEKKKSGKDVAQIEEVASNTNQLAIEKPQLTFGFIKLTDMAPLAIAKEKGFFEDEGLFVTIEAQSNWKNVLDRVIDGQLDGSHMLAGQPIAAGAGFGRQAQLVTPFSMDLNGNGITVSNDVWAKMKTHVPVSEDGKPIHPIKADALAPVIQEYKNNGKPFKMGMVFPVSTHNYEIRYWLAAAGIHPGMYTKDNVQGQIDADVLLSVTPPPQMPATLEAGTIYGYCVGEPWNQQAVFKGIGVPVTTNYDIWKNNPEKVFVMTKKFVDENPNTAIAVTKALIRAGKWLDTPGNREEAVKILSLPGYVGADEVVLANSMTGTFEFEKGDKRSMPDFNVFFRYHATYPYYSDGIWFLTQMRRWGQIPESKPAEWYSEKIKEIYRPDIWLKAASLLKEEGYLTQEEIPETDGYKPATTDFIDGNSYDARNPIEYINSFKIGNKD from the coding sequence ATGAAAACATTATTCTCAAAACCAATTTTTCTTGTCATATCTCTGTTAGTAATTTCCTGTGGAGGTAAAGGAGAAAAAAAGAAATCAGGAAAAGACGTTGCACAGATAGAAGAGGTTGCCTCTAATACAAATCAGCTTGCAATAGAAAAGCCTCAGCTTACCTTCGGTTTTATTAAACTTACCGACATGGCTCCTCTGGCAATAGCGAAGGAAAAAGGTTTTTTTGAAGATGAAGGCCTTTTTGTAACCATAGAAGCTCAGTCAAACTGGAAAAACGTTTTGGACAGGGTAATAGACGGTCAGTTAGATGGTTCTCACATGCTGGCAGGGCAGCCCATTGCAGCGGGTGCAGGTTTTGGCCGACAGGCTCAACTGGTAACTCCTTTTTCTATGGATTTAAATGGAAATGGCATTACTGTTTCTAATGATGTATGGGCAAAAATGAAAACTCATGTGCCGGTTAGTGAAGACGGTAAGCCAATTCACCCTATTAAAGCCGATGCCCTTGCACCGGTAATCCAGGAATATAAAAACAATGGAAAACCTTTTAAAATGGGAATGGTTTTTCCGGTATCTACCCATAATTATGAAATACGTTATTGGCTGGCAGCTGCAGGAATACATCCCGGAATGTATACAAAAGATAATGTTCAGGGGCAAATAGATGCCGATGTATTGCTGTCCGTAACTCCGCCACCGCAAATGCCCGCTACTCTTGAGGCAGGAACCATATATGGTTATTGTGTGGGAGAACCATGGAACCAGCAAGCAGTATTTAAAGGAATCGGGGTGCCTGTAACCACTAATTATGATATTTGGAAAAACAATCCGGAGAAGGTGTTTGTAATGACAAAAAAGTTTGTGGATGAAAACCCCAACACCGCTATTGCCGTTACAAAAGCTTTAATAAGAGCCGGAAAATGGTTAGATACTCCTGGTAACAGGGAAGAAGCAGTTAAAATATTATCTCTTCCTGGCTATGTCGGAGCCGATGAAGTTGTGTTGGCAAACTCAATGACAGGAACTTTTGAATTTGAGAAAGGTGATAAACGTTCTATGCCGGATTTTAATGTATTCTTCAGATATCATGCAACATATCCGTATTATTCCGACGGCATATGGTTTTTAACACAAATGAGAAGATGGGGACAAATACCCGAAAGTAAACCGGCAGAATGGTATTCCGAAAAAATTAAAGAAATATACAGGCCAGACATCTGGCTTAAAGCAGCCAGTCTTTTAAAAGAAGAAGGTTATTTAACTCAGGAAGAAATTCCGGAAACAGATGGATACAAACCCGCTACCACCGATTTTATTGACGGGAACAGCTATGATGCCAGGAATCCGATTGAATATATAAATAGCTTTAAAATAGGAAATAAGGACTAA